One window from the genome of Streptomyces cadmiisoli encodes:
- a CDS encoding PucR family transcriptional regulator, with the protein MPEPEASHTDAAALGVHPHAATLKRLEKSSGSLAAQAIARMDETLSWYRAMPPENRSWIGLVAQAGIAAFTEWFRRPDAPQAISTDVFGTAPRELTRAITLRQTVEMVRTTIEVMESAIDEVAAPGDESILREALLVYAREIAFATAQVYAQAAEARGAWDARLESLVVNAVLSGEADEGAVSRAAALGWNAPEHVCVVLGTAPEGDSELTVEAIRRAARHAKLQVLTGVLGDRLVVIAGGSDNPLAVARSLIGPFAAGPVVAGPIVPDLLAATRSAQAAAAGLKACSAWQDAPRPVLADDLLPERAMAGDPGAREQLVEEIYRPLEEAGSALLETLSVYLEQASSLEGAARMLFVHPNTVRYRLRRVTDVTGWSPSDVRSAFTLRIALILGRLADGDTQP; encoded by the coding sequence GTGCCCGAACCCGAAGCCAGTCACACCGACGCCGCCGCCCTCGGCGTGCACCCGCACGCCGCGACCCTGAAGCGGCTGGAGAAGTCCTCCGGCAGTCTCGCCGCCCAGGCCATCGCGCGGATGGACGAGACGCTGTCCTGGTACCGGGCCATGCCACCGGAGAACCGCTCCTGGATCGGGCTCGTCGCTCAGGCCGGTATCGCCGCGTTCACCGAGTGGTTCCGCCGCCCCGACGCCCCGCAGGCCATCTCCACCGATGTCTTCGGCACCGCGCCCCGCGAGCTGACCAGGGCCATCACGCTGCGGCAGACCGTCGAGATGGTGCGCACCACGATCGAGGTCATGGAGAGCGCGATCGACGAGGTCGCCGCCCCCGGCGACGAGTCGATCCTGCGGGAGGCGCTGCTGGTGTACGCGCGGGAGATCGCCTTCGCCACCGCCCAGGTCTACGCCCAGGCCGCCGAGGCACGCGGGGCGTGGGACGCCCGGCTGGAGTCCCTGGTCGTGAACGCCGTGCTCAGCGGCGAGGCCGACGAGGGCGCCGTGTCACGGGCCGCCGCGCTCGGCTGGAACGCGCCCGAGCATGTGTGCGTGGTGCTGGGCACCGCGCCCGAGGGTGACTCCGAGCTGACCGTGGAGGCCATCCGGCGGGCGGCACGGCACGCCAAGCTCCAGGTGCTGACGGGTGTGCTCGGGGACCGGCTGGTGGTGATCGCGGGAGGCAGCGACAATCCGCTCGCCGTCGCCAGGTCGCTGATCGGGCCGTTCGCCGCGGGTCCCGTCGTCGCCGGGCCGATCGTGCCCGACCTGCTGGCCGCGACCCGGTCCGCGCAGGCCGCCGCCGCCGGGCTCAAGGCGTGTTCCGCCTGGCAGGACGCACCGCGGCCGGTACTGGCGGACGATCTGCTTCCGGAGCGCGCGATGGCCGGGGACCCCGGTGCGCGTGAGCAACTGGTGGAGGAGATCTACAGACCGCTGGAGGAAGCCGGCTCGGCGCTGCTGGAGACGCTCAGCGTCTATCTGGAACAGGCGAGCAGCCTCGAAGGGGCCGCCCGGATGCTGTTCGTGCATCCCAACACCGTGCGCTACCGGCTTCGACGTGTGACTGACGTCACCGGCTGGTCGCCCTCCGATGTGCGGTCCGCGTTCACGCTGCGCATCGCGCTGATTCTGGGGCGTCTGGCCGATGGGGACACCCAACCCTAG
- a CDS encoding pirin family protein: MDVRRADERYRGGDPEAGIESRHAFSFGPHYDPGNLRFGALIACNEERLAPGAGFGEHPHSHTEIVTWVAEGELTHRDPAGHETVVRPGDVQRLSSASGVRHVERNGSETTLTFVQMWLAPLSPGGDPAYEIVRGIADATPYAVPEAGAMLHVRRLGPGERTAVPDARYVYVHVVRGEVALDGEPLGSGDAARVTDADGLEAVGVTAAELLLWEMA, from the coding sequence ATGGACGTACGGCGCGCTGACGAGCGCTATCGCGGAGGCGACCCGGAGGCCGGGATCGAGTCGCGTCACGCCTTCTCCTTCGGGCCGCACTACGACCCCGGCAACCTCCGTTTCGGCGCGCTGATCGCCTGCAACGAGGAGCGGCTCGCCCCCGGCGCCGGCTTCGGTGAGCATCCGCACAGCCACACCGAGATCGTCACCTGGGTCGCCGAGGGCGAGCTGACCCACCGCGACCCGGCGGGCCACGAGACGGTCGTCCGCCCCGGCGACGTGCAGCGGCTCAGTTCGGCGTCCGGCGTCCGGCACGTCGAGCGCAACGGCAGCGAGACCACGCTGACCTTCGTGCAGATGTGGCTGGCCCCGCTGTCCCCGGGCGGCGACCCGGCGTACGAGATCGTGCGCGGCATCGCCGACGCGACGCCCTACGCGGTTCCGGAGGCGGGCGCGATGCTGCACGTCCGCCGGCTCGGTCCGGGCGAGCGGACCGCGGTCCCGGACGCCCGGTACGTCTACGTCCATGTGGTCCGCGGCGAAGTCGCCCTGGACGGCGAGCCGCTGGGGTCGGGCGACGCGGCCCGCGTCACGGACGCCGACGGCTTGGAGGCGGTGGGCGTCACGGCGGCCGAGCTGCTGCTCTGGGAGATGGCCTAG
- a CDS encoding serine hydrolase domain-containing protein — protein MSLNSLASIENWPVPSAAAGVVRSDGTVLGRHGPAGQRFALASVTKPLAAYAVLVAYEEGAVDLDEPAGPPGSTVRHLLAHTSGLAFDEHRVTAAPGQRRLYSNAGFEQLGDHVAKATDIPFAEYLRQAVLEPLGMASTSLDGSPAKDGVSTVDDLLRFAAEVQAPRLLDARTVASATTVQYPGTKGVLPGYGHQSPNDWGLGFEIRGAKSPHWTGGSSSPRTFGHFGQSGTFLWVDPDAGVSCVALSDRAFGAWAVEAWPVFTDGVLAEVRG, from the coding sequence ATGTCCTTGAACAGCCTGGCGTCGATCGAGAACTGGCCCGTGCCCTCCGCCGCGGCGGGTGTCGTACGGTCCGACGGCACGGTCCTGGGCCGGCACGGCCCGGCCGGACAGCGGTTCGCGCTGGCCTCGGTCACCAAGCCGCTCGCCGCGTACGCCGTGCTCGTCGCGTACGAGGAAGGGGCGGTCGACCTCGACGAACCGGCCGGGCCGCCCGGCTCGACGGTCCGCCATCTGCTCGCGCACACCTCCGGGCTGGCCTTCGACGAGCACCGGGTGACGGCCGCACCCGGGCAGCGGCGGCTGTACTCCAACGCCGGGTTCGAGCAGCTCGGGGACCATGTGGCCAAGGCGACCGACATTCCCTTCGCGGAGTACCTGCGGCAGGCGGTGCTGGAGCCGCTGGGCATGGCGTCCACCTCGCTGGACGGGTCCCCGGCGAAGGACGGGGTGTCGACGGTGGACGACCTGCTGCGGTTCGCCGCGGAGGTGCAGGCGCCGCGCCTGCTGGACGCGCGGACGGTGGCCTCGGCGACGACCGTGCAGTACCCGGGCACGAAGGGGGTGCTCCCGGGCTACGGGCACCAGAGTCCGAACGACTGGGGGCTCGGCTTCGAGATCCGGGGCGCGAAGTCGCCGCACTGGACTGGCGGTTCGTCGTCACCGCGCACGTTCGGGCACTTCGGGCAGTCGGGGACGTTCCTGTGGGTCGATCCCGACGCGGGGGTGTCGTGCGTGGCGCTGAGCGACCGTGCGTTCGGGGCGTGGGCGGTCGAGGCGTGGCCGGTGTTCACGGACGGGGTGCTCGCAGAGGTGCGCGGCTGA
- a CDS encoding MerR family transcriptional regulator, translating to MTVMQTTAAATEQDLTRGDDCSAPPRRRPRPDGQDRYTISEVVAFTGLSAHTLRWYERIGLMSHIDRSHTGQRRYSNRDLDWLDLVGKLRLTGMPVADMVRYAELVREGDDTYGERRALLERTRRDVLTRIAELQDTLAVLDRKIGFYTGADHVREAEATR from the coding sequence ATGACGGTGATGCAGACCACGGCAGCAGCCACCGAACAAGACCTCACCCGAGGGGACGACTGCTCGGCCCCACCGCGCCGGCGCCCCCGCCCCGACGGCCAGGACCGGTACACGATCAGCGAGGTCGTCGCCTTCACCGGTCTGTCGGCCCACACCCTGCGCTGGTACGAGCGGATCGGCCTGATGTCCCACATCGATCGCTCCCACACCGGCCAGCGCCGCTACAGCAACCGCGACCTCGACTGGCTCGACCTCGTCGGCAAGCTGCGGCTGACCGGCATGCCGGTCGCCGACATGGTCCGCTACGCGGAGCTGGTGCGGGAGGGCGACGACACCTACGGCGAGCGGCGCGCACTGCTGGAGCGGACCCGCCGGGACGTACTGACCCGGATCGCGGAACTCCAGGACACGCTCGCCGTGCTCGACCGGAAGATCGGTTTCTACACGGGCGCCGACCACGTCCGGGAAGCGGAGGCGACCCGATGA
- a CDS encoding aldo/keto reductase, whose translation MTDSRIPTVRLGDGGPVVGVQGLGCMGMSFAYGPTDLAQARATLERALELGVTLYDTADAYGDGDNERFLSPFFKAHRDEVVVATKFALAIPPDEPERRIIRNDPPYIRRAVEASLRRLDVEVIDLYYMHRRDVDVPIEETVGTMADLVREGKVKHLGLSEVTGGELRAAQAVHPVAAVQSEWSLFSRDIETGVVPAARELGVALVPYSPLGRGFLTGSFTSADKELTADDFRRQQPRFTGDNAAANAVLLEPVRAVAERHGATLGQIALAWAQQQAVVHGLTVVPIPGTRTPARVEENAAATRIVLGDDDLALLEPLAAEVSGDRYADMTFTSAGRE comes from the coding sequence ATGACCGACAGCAGGATCCCGACGGTACGGCTCGGCGACGGCGGCCCCGTCGTCGGTGTGCAGGGCCTCGGCTGCATGGGCATGAGCTTCGCGTACGGACCCACGGACCTGGCGCAGGCCCGGGCGACCCTGGAGCGGGCGCTGGAGCTGGGCGTGACGCTGTACGACACGGCGGACGCCTACGGGGACGGCGACAACGAACGGTTCCTGTCGCCGTTCTTCAAGGCGCACCGGGACGAGGTGGTCGTCGCGACCAAGTTCGCCCTGGCGATCCCGCCGGACGAACCGGAGCGGCGGATCATCCGCAACGACCCGCCGTACATCCGGCGGGCCGTGGAGGCCAGTCTGCGGCGCCTGGACGTCGAGGTGATCGACCTCTACTACATGCACCGCCGCGACGTGGACGTGCCGATCGAGGAGACCGTCGGCACCATGGCCGACCTGGTCCGCGAGGGCAAGGTCAAGCACCTCGGGCTGAGCGAGGTCACCGGCGGTGAGCTGCGGGCCGCGCAGGCCGTGCATCCCGTGGCCGCCGTGCAGTCGGAGTGGTCGCTGTTCAGCCGGGACATCGAGACCGGTGTGGTGCCGGCCGCCCGGGAGCTGGGCGTGGCCCTGGTGCCGTACTCGCCGCTGGGCCGGGGTTTCCTCACGGGCTCCTTCACCAGCGCGGACAAGGAGCTCACGGCCGACGACTTCCGCCGCCAGCAGCCGCGCTTCACCGGCGACAACGCCGCGGCCAACGCCGTTCTGCTGGAACCGGTCCGCGCGGTCGCCGAGCGTCATGGCGCGACCCTCGGCCAGATCGCGCTGGCCTGGGCCCAGCAGCAGGCGGTGGTCCACGGCCTGACCGTGGTGCCGATCCCGGGCACCCGCACTCCGGCCCGCGTCGAGGAGAACGCCGCCGCCACCCGCATCGTGCTCGGCGACGACGACCTCGCGCTGCTGGAGCCCCTCGCCGCGGAGGTCTCGGGCGACCGCTACGCGGACATGACGTTCACCTCCGCCGGGCGGGAGTGA
- a CDS encoding DUF4429 domain-containing protein yields the protein MGDVLAGFHAAWEFESDSVLIRYERGIRTPKLFQALGERRVPLAALQGVTLAPGRRGTVVLRAEPRPGADPLIEAGAGQLKESSDPYRLVLPAERETLAEYYADELRALLTESGPAERHLVPAPETPLHFKAYDAKASFDGTSVAFRWFWTGASTAKWKAGDQKFAVADLSGVEWRSPEVFEGHLRLLRRDAHDQPAQADQDPAAVVFGLGYGPVHESLPFAAAVLAAVRAAGPAAAPVPAAAPRRDPADIAERIRHLGELHRAGLVTDDEFSAKKAELLAEL from the coding sequence ATGGGTGACGTGCTGGCCGGATTTCATGCTGCCTGGGAGTTCGAGTCCGACTCCGTGCTCATCCGCTACGAACGGGGGATTCGAACACCCAAGCTGTTCCAGGCGCTCGGTGAGCGCCGTGTGCCGCTGGCGGCCCTGCAGGGAGTCACGCTCGCCCCCGGCCGGCGCGGCACCGTCGTACTGCGCGCCGAGCCGCGGCCGGGAGCGGATCCGCTGATCGAGGCGGGCGCGGGCCAGCTCAAGGAGAGCAGCGACCCCTACCGGCTGGTGCTCCCGGCCGAACGCGAGACGCTGGCCGAGTACTACGCCGACGAACTGCGCGCCCTGCTCACCGAGTCGGGCCCCGCCGAGCGCCACCTCGTGCCCGCGCCCGAGACACCGCTGCACTTCAAGGCGTACGACGCGAAGGCGTCCTTCGACGGGACGTCCGTGGCCTTCCGCTGGTTCTGGACCGGCGCCTCGACGGCGAAGTGGAAGGCCGGCGACCAGAAGTTCGCCGTCGCCGACCTCAGCGGGGTCGAGTGGCGGTCACCGGAGGTCTTCGAGGGACATCTGCGGCTGCTGCGGCGGGACGCGCACGACCAGCCCGCGCAGGCCGACCAGGACCCGGCGGCCGTGGTGTTCGGACTGGGGTACGGGCCGGTGCACGAGTCGCTGCCGTTCGCCGCGGCGGTGCTGGCCGCGGTGCGCGCCGCGGGGCCGGCCGCCGCGCCGGTGCCGGCCGCCGCGCCGCGGCGCGACCCGGCCGACATCGCGGAGCGCATCCGGCATCTCGGCGAACTGCACCGGGCCGGGCTGGTCACCGACGACGAGTTCTCCGCGAAGAAGGCGGAACTCCTCGCGGAGCTGTAG
- a CDS encoding alpha/beta hydrolase, translating into MTSFDTSPSLSVWRALLALAVVFVMLATTGWTALRSHRSESALQASLSDWQHGRLDGHRLPDPDTAPARLARFFASLTDQQREHLAHRYPLAVGNMNGAPVRLRYQANRIALGQARDIERERMHDSRLSVTGQQEAGRRMHRLGTLMRPGRHILAFDPEGSGRIAEVFGNLTKAERISVVVPGVDTDLLTFQRTNRRYAAPVGMAKSLYAAERAAGPATRTAVIAWADYTAPSGIGMDAATVMRAENGAVRLNELVRALPGRAPVSLFCHSYGSVVCGVAAQRLPGRVADIAVAGSPGMRVAKAAHLRTSARVWAMRDADDWIEDVPNLEFGGLGHGADPVSTAFGARVLSTRGAHGHAGYFEPGTQSLANFAEIGVGSYSAVHCADKAGTCRAGLSDTTAVGRA; encoded by the coding sequence GTGACTTCCTTCGACACCTCCCCCTCGCTCAGCGTCTGGCGCGCACTGCTCGCGCTGGCCGTCGTGTTCGTGATGCTGGCGACCACCGGCTGGACGGCGCTGCGCAGCCACCGTTCCGAATCGGCGCTCCAGGCCTCCCTCTCCGACTGGCAGCACGGACGTCTGGACGGGCACCGGCTGCCCGACCCGGACACCGCCCCCGCCCGGCTGGCCCGCTTCTTCGCCTCGCTCACCGACCAGCAGCGCGAACACCTCGCGCACCGCTACCCGCTGGCGGTCGGCAACATGAACGGCGCGCCCGTACGGCTGCGTTACCAGGCCAACCGGATCGCGCTCGGCCAGGCCCGCGACATCGAACGCGAACGCATGCACGACAGCCGACTGAGTGTCACCGGACAGCAGGAGGCGGGCCGTCGTATGCACCGCCTCGGCACCCTGATGCGCCCCGGCCGGCACATCCTCGCCTTCGACCCCGAGGGTTCGGGCCGGATCGCCGAGGTGTTCGGCAATCTCACGAAGGCCGAGCGGATCTCCGTCGTCGTCCCCGGCGTCGACACCGACCTGCTCACCTTCCAGCGCACCAACCGCAGATACGCCGCGCCGGTCGGCATGGCGAAATCCCTGTACGCGGCCGAGCGCGCGGCCGGCCCGGCCACGCGGACGGCCGTGATCGCCTGGGCCGACTACACCGCGCCGAGCGGTATCGGCATGGACGCCGCCACCGTGATGCGGGCCGAGAACGGCGCGGTCCGGCTGAACGAGCTGGTGCGCGCGCTGCCGGGCCGGGCGCCGGTCTCGCTGTTCTGCCACAGCTACGGCTCCGTGGTGTGCGGGGTGGCCGCGCAGCGGCTGCCCGGCCGGGTGGCCGACATAGCGGTGGCGGGAAGCCCCGGGATGCGGGTGGCGAAGGCCGCGCACCTGCGCACCTCGGCCCGGGTGTGGGCGATGCGGGACGCCGACGACTGGATCGAGGACGTGCCGAACCTGGAGTTCGGCGGCCTCGGCCACGGCGCCGACCCGGTGTCGACGGCGTTCGGCGCGCGGGTGCTGTCGACCCGGGGCGCCCACGGCCACGCCGGCTACTTCGAACCGGGAACGCAGAGCCTGGCCAACTTCGCCGAGATCGGAGTTGGCTCGTACTCCGCGGTGCACTGCGCCGACAAAGCCGGCACGTGCCGGGCGGGTTTGTCCGACACCACTGCCGTCGGACGCGCGTAG
- a CDS encoding TetR family transcriptional regulator — MRDTADTARPGLRERKKQRTRDALLRAAVELFTTQGYDRTTVDEIAAAVDVSQRTFFRYFSGKEDAALALQKLSVAHFAEALAARPPHEPPMEAMRRAVLDNWDRMNEAIEDVIPIELYLRMYRVIESTPVLLAAHLRRSVDTEEEIARLLAEREGLDVDTDPRPRLIVAIFGGVIRVTERRWSAGPDHSLDAMRALMATYLDQVGPALAGNWPER, encoded by the coding sequence TTGAGGGACACAGCGGACACGGCACGGCCCGGACTGCGCGAGCGGAAGAAGCAGCGGACCCGGGACGCGCTGCTGCGCGCCGCGGTCGAGCTGTTCACCACCCAGGGATACGACCGGACGACGGTCGACGAGATCGCCGCGGCCGTCGACGTCTCGCAACGCACCTTCTTCCGCTACTTCTCCGGCAAGGAGGACGCCGCCCTCGCCCTCCAGAAGCTGTCGGTGGCGCACTTCGCCGAGGCGCTCGCCGCCCGCCCGCCGCACGAGCCGCCGATGGAGGCCATGCGGCGCGCCGTGCTGGACAACTGGGACCGGATGAACGAGGCCATCGAGGACGTCATCCCGATCGAGCTGTATCTGCGGATGTACCGGGTGATCGAGTCGACGCCCGTCCTGCTCGCGGCCCATCTGCGCCGTTCGGTGGACACGGAGGAGGAGATCGCGCGGCTGCTGGCCGAGCGCGAGGGCCTGGACGTCGACACCGATCCACGCCCGCGTCTGATCGTGGCGATATTCGGCGGGGTGATCCGGGTCACCGAGCGGCGATGGAGCGCCGGACCGGACCACAGCCTGGACGCGATGCGCGCGCTGATGGCGACCTACCTCGACCAGGTGGGACCCGCGCTGGCGGGGAACTGGCCGGAGCGCTGA
- a CDS encoding MFS transporter, whose product MTSQTTIDATGSGDKAPSAPSDRAPAKGLRGHPWFTLITVAVGVMMVALDGTIVAIANPAIATDLKASWAEVQWITNAYFLALAVSLITAGKLGDRFGHRQTFLVGVVGFAAASGAIGLSDSIAAVITFRVGQGLFGALLMPAALGLLRATFPAEKLNMAIGIWGMVIGASTAGGPILGGVLVEHVSWQSVFYINVPVGVLALVMGLLILNDHRAKNAPRSFDLLGIGLLSGAMFCLVWALIKAPEWGWGAGRTWAFLTVSVLAFTVWALWEKKVREPLIPLGLFRSVALSAGVVLMVLMAIAFMGGLFFVTFYLQNVHGMKPVDAGLHLLPLTGMMIVGSPLAGAMITKFGPRVPLAGGMAVTAIAMFGMSTLETDTGSGVMSVWFALLGLGLAPVMVGATEVIVGNAPMELSGVAGGLQQAAMQIGGSLGTAVLGAVMASKVDGDLPGNWADAGLPGLTPAQEAQAAEAVQQGVPPIAPGTPDAVAAKITDIAHQTFISGMSLACLVAAAVAAVAVLVAFLTKRGENADAAAGAAHI is encoded by the coding sequence ATGACTAGTCAGACCACCATCGACGCGACGGGGTCGGGGGACAAGGCACCGTCGGCCCCGTCGGATCGGGCGCCGGCCAAGGGCCTGCGCGGCCACCCCTGGTTCACCCTGATAACCGTCGCCGTGGGCGTCATGATGGTGGCCCTGGACGGCACCATCGTGGCCATCGCCAACCCGGCCATCGCCACGGACCTCAAGGCCAGCTGGGCCGAGGTGCAATGGATCACCAACGCCTACTTCCTCGCCCTCGCGGTCTCCCTGATCACCGCGGGCAAGCTCGGTGACCGCTTCGGGCACCGGCAGACCTTCCTCGTCGGCGTCGTCGGCTTCGCCGCCGCCTCCGGGGCCATCGGCCTGTCCGACAGCATCGCCGCGGTGATCACCTTCCGCGTGGGACAGGGCCTGTTCGGCGCCCTGCTGATGCCGGCCGCGCTCGGTCTGCTGCGCGCCACCTTCCCGGCCGAGAAGCTCAACATGGCGATCGGCATCTGGGGCATGGTCATCGGTGCCTCGACGGCGGGCGGCCCGATCCTCGGCGGTGTGCTGGTCGAGCACGTCAGCTGGCAGTCGGTCTTCTACATCAACGTGCCGGTCGGCGTCCTCGCCCTGGTCATGGGTCTGCTGATCCTCAACGACCACCGCGCGAAGAACGCGCCGCGCTCCTTCGACCTGCTCGGCATCGGCCTGCTGTCCGGCGCGATGTTCTGCCTGGTCTGGGCGCTCATCAAGGCTCCCGAGTGGGGCTGGGGCGCCGGCCGGACCTGGGCGTTCCTCACCGTGTCGGTGCTGGCCTTCACCGTCTGGGCCCTGTGGGAGAAGAAGGTGCGCGAGCCCCTGATCCCGCTCGGCCTGTTCCGCTCGGTGGCGCTGTCGGCGGGTGTGGTGCTGATGGTCCTGATGGCCATCGCGTTCATGGGTGGTCTGTTCTTCGTGACGTTCTACCTCCAGAACGTGCACGGGATGAAGCCCGTCGACGCCGGTCTGCACCTGCTGCCGCTGACCGGCATGATGATCGTCGGCTCCCCGCTCGCCGGCGCGATGATCACCAAGTTCGGCCCGCGCGTGCCGCTGGCGGGCGGTATGGCGGTCACCGCGATCGCCATGTTCGGCATGTCCACGCTGGAGACGGACACCGGCAGCGGCGTCATGTCGGTCTGGTTCGCCCTGCTCGGCCTCGGCCTCGCGCCGGTCATGGTCGGCGCCACCGAGGTCATCGTGGGCAACGCGCCGATGGAGCTGTCCGGCGTGGCCGGTGGCCTCCAGCAGGCCGCGATGCAGATCGGCGGCAGCCTCGGCACGGCCGTACTGGGCGCCGTCATGGCCTCCAAGGTCGACGGCGACCTCCCCGGGAACTGGGCCGACGCGGGCCTTCCGGGGCTGACCCCGGCCCAGGAGGCGCAGGCCGCGGAGGCCGTCCAGCAGGGCGTGCCCCCGATCGCGCCGGGCACCCCGGACGCCGTCGCCGCGAAGATCACGGACATCGCGCACCAGA